TGAGTAGTACAAAAGTGGCTTCATAGTGTTCTGCCTTGTCACTCCAACTGAAAATTGTAGCAGTAGCCTTTTTTTCCTTTGCCCTTCTATACAAAATATACACTTACTGTTTTTAGGAAAAAGTTCTCATTTATCTAGGTAAAACGCGTGTTTAAAATTACTCCTTTACTGATTATGTTAATACTGTAATCAAACAGCTTCCTTAGTGAAAAAAGACTCAAAAGTTTAAGTTTTGATTTTTCACGTGTATCTTCAATCTTCATGTAGAGGAAACAATGACAACATCTAGTTCAACAATTGTCTATAGCCAGGCGCGGTTCGTTTTGGGGTCACAATTTTATAACAGTACACAAACGGCATGTTATATAATTAAGTATAGATTGGATAGAACTTTGTTTTGTGAAAGATAAAAGAACAATATAAGCATATAAAGTATAAAAACAgatcaagaaacaaaatattaaaataaatggggAGTGGCCTGGAGAGATATTAGCAAATCTACCAATAAGGTCGCTGTGGTAATGTATTGTTTCGTCCAATCAGAACGAGGCTCTTTCGCTTTATATATATGTACTCCGGCCACAGTTCATTACCGTTCTCATTCCCTGagacttctctctttttcttatcATGGCTCGTACTAAGCAGACCGCTCGCAAGTCCACCGGCGGCAAGGCCCCGCGCAAGCAGCTGGCCACCAAGGCCGCCCGCAAGAGCGCCCCGGCCACCGGCGGCGTGAAGAAGCCTCACCGCTACCGTCCCGGCACCGTGGCGCTGCGCGAGATCCGGCGCTACCAGAAGTCGACCGAGCTGCTGATCCGCAAGCTGCCGTTCCAGCGCCTGGTGCGCGAGATCGCGCAGGACTTCAAGACCGACCTGCGCTTCCAGAGCTCGGCCGTCATGGCTCTGCAGGAGGCGAGCGAGGCCTACCTCGTGGGTCTGTTTGAGGACACCAACCTGTGTGCCATCCACGCCAAGCGTGTCACCATCATGCCCAAGGACATCCAGCTGGCCCGTCGCATTCGTGGGGAGAGGGCGTAAATTAGGGTAGTGAGTGAATTTGGACCCCAAAGGCTCTTTTCAGAGCCACCCCCGTTTTCTATAAAAGGCTGTATATCGATAAGCTTTTACAAACCCCACTCAGCAACTCCATTACTTGGTATTATATTGTCTGTAATATCCTTTAACGCCTGTACTGGTTTAGATTTTTTAACACTTTTCCAAATATTTGCTATCCACAGTTTTTAGTGTTGCTGGTTTTTGCTTACTTAACACTGGCtacatctttttctttaattacctTCAGTTGTTACTTAGCTTTTGCCTTTTGTGGAGGCTATGGCGCAAATGTCGGAATCCTGCCTTTGCTTATGAACCTATTAGAAGAAATTCTTTAGAACCGCTTAGGAGAACCCTGCTTAGAACCTTGAACCTGATGAAACTTGTAATTGCTAGTTCTGCTTCCTTTGATCATGGCTAAAATACATGCCATGTCTCTTGAAATAGGCGAGTTCTCTGGAGAGAAACTTGGAATGTGGGCTCTGCAGGCCTTGGCGGTAATCAGAGCTGGAGCTAACTGGCCCAATCTAAGTCAAGAGGTCAAGCAAGCCAGGATTAAGGAACACTGCTTTCGGATGGGTACCACATTCCTCTGTGTGCTCTCAGGTACAATGTCTTAATT
Above is a window of Mus musculus strain C57BL/6J chromosome 13, GRCm38.p6 C57BL/6J DNA encoding:
- the H3c4 gene encoding histone H3.2, whose protein sequence is MARTKQTARKSTGGKAPRKQLATKAARKSAPATGGVKKPHRYRPGTVALREIRRYQKSTELLIRKLPFQRLVREIAQDFKTDLRFQSSAVMALQEASEAYLVGLFEDTNLCAIHAKRVTIMPKDIQLARRIRGERA